In one Bacteroidales bacterium genomic region, the following are encoded:
- a CDS encoding site-specific DNA-methyltransferase produces MEVTADIRLGDANKILKEYSDNTVDLIVTSPPYADQRKNTYGGIKPNEYVDWFLPISKELLRVLKPTGTFILNIKEKVMNGERCTYVIELILEMRKQGWYWTEEFIWHKKNSYPGKWPNRFRDGWERLLQFNKSRKFNMYQEEVMVPMGDWADQRLKNLSETDKRRDESKVKSGFGKNISNWVNRKMAYPNNVLHLSTQCSNKNHSAAFPEALPEWFIRLFTKEGDVVLDPFTGSGTTNFVAQRMNRHSIGIEIVKEYYDDLKKNIQPKVYKIL; encoded by the coding sequence ATGGAAGTTACTGCGGATATAAGGTTAGGAGATGCCAACAAGATTTTGAAAGAATACTCTGATAATACAGTTGATCTAATAGTCACTTCTCCACCTTATGCTGATCAAAGGAAAAATACATACGGTGGTATTAAACCAAATGAATACGTTGATTGGTTTTTACCTATAAGTAAAGAATTACTAAGAGTTTTAAAGCCTACAGGCACTTTTATTCTTAATATTAAAGAAAAAGTGATGAATGGCGAGAGATGCACCTATGTAATAGAACTTATATTAGAGATGAGAAAACAAGGATGGTATTGGACTGAAGAATTTATTTGGCATAAGAAAAACAGTTATCCAGGTAAATGGCCTAATCGCTTTAGGGATGGATGGGAAAGATTGTTGCAGTTTAATAAAAGCCGAAAATTTAATATGTATCAGGAGGAGGTAATGGTTCCTATGGGTGATTGGGCGGATCAAAGACTTAAAAATTTAAGTGAAACTGATAAGAGGAGAGATGAATCAAAAGTAAAAAGTGGTTTTGGGAAAAATATATCAAATTGGGTTAATCGGAAAATGGCTTATCCCAACAATGTATTACATCTTTCTACCCAATGTAGTAATAAGAATCATAGTGCTGCTTTCCCTGAAGCCCTTCCAGAGTGGTTTATCAGACTTTTTACTAAAGAGGGTGATGTAGTTCTTGACCCATTTACAGGTTCAGGCACCACAAATTTTGTAGCCCAGAGAATGAACCGTCATTCAATAGGTATTGAGATTGTTAAGGAATATTACGATGATCTTAAAAAAAATATACAGCCTAAAGTTTATAAAATTTTATAA
- a CDS encoding cytosolic protein, producing the protein MRNITLADVRQYVEDNIGTFHEKRLESLNNLKLKQILRKKNPYLFRTKHLQTSEAIVRKLADAHISSSEETILGDWLEGLAIFINEQEFGGWKSGIRGIDLEFNKNNTRYIVTIKSGPNWGNSTQIAKMKDDFITAKRTLRTSNSQLNIVAINGCCYGRLRNPDRGDHFKYCGQDFWEFISGDSNLYKDIIEPLGHRAKEHNEDFIDSYSKVINKFTKAFSDDFCLPDGSIDWEKLVAFNSGRK; encoded by the coding sequence ATGAGAAATATTACTCTTGCGGACGTTAGACAATATGTTGAAGATAACATAGGCACATTCCATGAAAAAAGGCTTGAAAGCCTCAATAATTTGAAGCTTAAGCAAATATTACGAAAGAAAAATCCCTACTTATTTCGCACAAAGCATTTACAGACCTCTGAAGCAATAGTTAGAAAACTTGCTGATGCACATATATCTTCTTCAGAAGAAACTATACTGGGGGATTGGTTGGAAGGCCTTGCAATATTTATTAATGAACAAGAATTTGGGGGTTGGAAATCAGGGATTCGTGGAATAGATTTAGAATTCAATAAAAATAATACCCGATACATAGTAACAATTAAATCAGGGCCTAACTGGGGCAATAGTACCCAAATTGCCAAGATGAAAGATGATTTTATAACGGCAAAGCGAACATTAAGAACAAGTAATTCTCAATTAAATATTGTTGCTATAAATGGCTGTTGCTATGGGCGGTTGCGAAATCCTGATCGAGGGGATCATTTTAAATATTGCGGACAAGATTTTTGGGAGTTTATTTCTGGGGATTCAAATTTATACAAAGATATTATTGAACCATTGGGTCATAGAGCAAAAGAACACAATGAAGATTTTATAGATTCATATTCAAAAGTGATTAATAAGTTCACGAAGGCTTTTTCCGATGATTTTTGTCTGCCCGATGGTTCCATTGATTGGGAGAAATTGGTTGCTTTTAATTCAGGTAGAAAATAA
- a CDS encoding AGE family epimerase/isomerase, which yields MKRHQLFYVILPLCTILISGVNSGKTGHNKNRDIQSAALHMPGQTSPDESAKAFRREVKKNILPYWIMKTKDTVNGGFYGAISNKGKVNEQADRSMVLNSRILWTFSRAYQVFQEEKYLLTAKRAYRYINEHFWDDAYGGFYWSVGYQGKVTDPGKQIYAEAFGIYSMVEYYKATGNKESLEKAKKTFRLMEKHSHDDEHGGYFEAFERDWTLSDDIRIGGKQMKTLKSMNTHLHVLEAYTNLYRVWRSDEVEKRIREMNDIFLEHIINRENHHFHLYFNEEYEVLSEEISYGHDIEGTWLLYEAAEVLRDDKLKEQIRKVGLRMAGATLEEGLDPDGGLIYEASPEGLTDTDKHWWPQAEAVVGFYNAYQLSGEEKFREAAFKTWKFIQENLTDQQDGEWFRRVSRKREHYPDDMKVSAWKGPYHNSRMCFEMMERLGRR from the coding sequence ATGAAAAGACATCAACTCTTCTATGTGATACTGCCTTTATGCACGATTCTTATATCAGGTGTTAATTCAGGGAAAACCGGGCACAATAAAAACAGGGACATTCAATCAGCAGCGCTTCATATGCCGGGCCAAACATCACCTGATGAAAGCGCAAAAGCCTTTCGGCGGGAGGTTAAGAAAAACATCCTGCCCTACTGGATCATGAAAACCAAAGATACGGTAAACGGAGGATTTTATGGTGCCATCAGCAACAAGGGAAAGGTAAACGAACAAGCCGACCGTTCCATGGTGCTCAATTCCCGGATACTCTGGACTTTTTCCAGGGCCTACCAGGTGTTTCAGGAAGAAAAGTACCTGCTCACAGCAAAGAGGGCTTACCGCTATATCAATGAACATTTCTGGGATGATGCATACGGTGGATTTTACTGGAGTGTCGGCTACCAGGGAAAAGTCACCGATCCGGGCAAGCAGATCTACGCAGAAGCCTTCGGAATCTATTCCATGGTGGAGTATTATAAAGCAACCGGCAACAAGGAAAGTCTCGAAAAAGCCAAAAAGACCTTCCGGCTGATGGAAAAACACAGCCATGATGATGAGCATGGAGGGTATTTCGAGGCCTTTGAAAGGGACTGGACTCTTTCAGACGACATTCGCATTGGCGGAAAACAGATGAAAACCCTGAAATCCATGAACACCCACCTCCATGTGCTGGAGGCTTACACCAACCTGTACAGGGTTTGGAGGTCGGATGAAGTGGAAAAAAGAATCCGGGAGATGAACGATATTTTCCTGGAACACATCATCAATCGGGAGAACCATCATTTCCATCTATACTTCAATGAAGAATACGAGGTACTTTCGGAAGAAATTTCCTATGGTCACGACATAGAAGGAACGTGGCTGCTATACGAAGCAGCCGAAGTATTGCGGGACGATAAGTTAAAAGAGCAGATCAGGAAGGTTGGCCTTCGTATGGCCGGGGCAACCCTGGAGGAAGGCCTTGATCCCGACGGAGGGCTCATTTATGAGGCTTCGCCGGAAGGATTGACCGATACCGATAAACACTGGTGGCCTCAGGCAGAGGCTGTGGTAGGTTTTTACAATGCTTATCAGCTAAGCGGCGAAGAAAAATTCAGAGAAGCGGCCTTCAAAACCTGGAAATTCATTCAGGAAAACCTGACAGACCAGCAAGATGGTGAATGGTTTCGTCGTGTATCCCGCAAAAGAGAGCATTATCCCGATGATATGAAGGTAAGCGCCTGGAAGGGGCCTTACCACAACAGCCGCATGTGTTTTGAAATGATGGAACGGCTGGGGAGACGCTGA
- a CDS encoding YdcF family protein: protein MNQENITQDEACKVFDYLYLRDDNQRVDAVLGFGHFDMKIPHTCGKLYQEGYAPKIIFTGGVGAGTADLKKKEAQVFRDRLYAHFPDIPEEDLLIEDQSTNTGENIYFLKEMAFRQWPEHNFSKSVSSVMLVCNAARQRRTWLTWKKILPEVHAINCPPETTFKQEQELFRSKGRTLENLLLGEMERILNYPDKGFTVEEEVPQDVYSAYQVLKAEYKP, encoded by the coding sequence ATGAATCAAGAGAACATTACACAAGATGAGGCCTGTAAGGTTTTTGATTATCTGTATCTGAGGGATGATAATCAACGTGTCGATGCCGTCCTCGGATTTGGTCATTTTGATATGAAGATACCCCATACCTGCGGAAAGCTTTATCAGGAGGGATATGCACCAAAGATCATCTTTACCGGGGGAGTGGGGGCCGGAACGGCAGATCTTAAAAAGAAAGAGGCCCAGGTCTTTCGTGATAGACTTTATGCGCATTTCCCGGATATCCCTGAAGAGGATCTCTTAATAGAAGATCAGTCAACCAATACGGGCGAAAACATCTATTTTTTGAAGGAAATGGCTTTTCGTCAATGGCCGGAACACAATTTTTCAAAGAGCGTTTCTTCCGTGATGCTGGTTTGCAATGCAGCACGCCAGAGAAGAACCTGGCTGACCTGGAAGAAGATCCTGCCCGAAGTGCATGCAATCAACTGCCCCCCGGAAACTACCTTTAAGCAGGAACAAGAACTGTTCCGCTCGAAAGGAAGGACACTGGAAAACCTTCTGCTCGGTGAAATGGAAAGGATACTCAATTATCCTGATAAGGGCTTTACCGTGGAAGAAGAAGTGCCTCAGGATGTTTATTCCGCTTACCAGGTTTTGAAAGCGGAATATAAACCTTAG